A genomic window from Planococcus rifietoensis includes:
- a CDS encoding YjfB family protein encodes MDIAALSMSLSQMNVRQEASVLVTKKAMDQAETNSASVVKMLEQSVQPHIGGSVDLKG; translated from the coding sequence ATGGATATCGCCGCTTTATCGATGTCGCTCAGCCAGATGAATGTCCGGCAAGAAGCGAGCGTACTCGTAACGAAAAAAGCGATGGATCAGGCAGAAACGAATAGCGCGAGTGTTGTTAAGATGCTTGAACAATCGGTGCAGCCGCATATTGGCGGATCGGTCGATTTGAAGGGCTGA
- the fliD gene encoding flagellar filament capping protein FliD, which yields MSAMRIGGLASGMDTDSIVKQMMQIQKMPLDKLMQQKVWTEWQQEATREQNLAFSSLRTSASNLRLQSSFNSYSAEMTGSGSAKVTATATAMNGDYEVKVNSLATPAKMTSEAQIQKTAGGAAKSTDAIGVEGRIVIDVSGGTDINMDIKADMTFKAVAELLQEKTAGSVPALRVNFDDTTSRFFISSKELGSAQNFTLSFKNADGTADNTDLGRQITGTAQASMSSTAATDGSITIDGITVNGLTSNKATVNGLTVQLLSVDAVATDTTPGTSTKVRVQSDPEKPVQMLKDFVEAYNKTIEDLQKQIVEKRYPDFQPLSDEQKKDMSDNEIELWEEKARSGLLRNDPIMKSALQDLRREFMDKVGGIGDGSINLLSQIGINTGDYREGGKLFIDEDKLRTVLSEKPDEVMNLFTVRSEAGDGIGARVYDKLNDIVKNLSTQAGSLGSPVDNSTMSKKLRRMETEITRWQDRLTSIEDRYWSQFTAMEKALSKMNSQSAWMQQNMFGGM from the coding sequence ATGAGCGCAATGAGGATCGGCGGATTAGCTTCCGGGATGGACACCGACTCCATCGTGAAACAAATGATGCAAATACAGAAAATGCCTTTAGATAAACTGATGCAGCAAAAAGTCTGGACCGAGTGGCAACAAGAAGCGACACGCGAACAGAATCTCGCGTTCTCAAGTCTGCGGACGAGCGCCAGCAACCTGCGACTTCAATCGAGCTTCAATTCCTATAGCGCAGAAATGACAGGGTCCGGCAGTGCGAAAGTGACAGCGACGGCTACAGCGATGAATGGAGACTACGAGGTGAAAGTCAATTCGCTTGCGACACCGGCAAAGATGACTTCCGAAGCACAGATCCAGAAAACAGCTGGTGGCGCAGCAAAATCTACTGACGCAATTGGTGTTGAAGGAAGAATCGTCATAGATGTTAGTGGTGGAACAGATATTAATATGGATATTAAAGCAGACATGACCTTTAAAGCTGTTGCGGAATTGTTACAGGAGAAGACAGCAGGTAGTGTGCCTGCTCTTCGTGTCAACTTCGATGATACAACTTCACGCTTTTTCATTTCTTCCAAAGAACTCGGCTCAGCGCAGAATTTCACGCTTTCGTTCAAGAATGCGGACGGCACGGCTGACAATACAGACCTCGGGCGCCAAATCACTGGCACCGCCCAAGCGTCGATGTCATCTACAGCCGCAACGGACGGTTCTATCACAATTGACGGCATCACAGTCAATGGACTGACAAGCAATAAGGCGACTGTTAACGGATTGACGGTTCAATTGCTTTCGGTCGATGCAGTAGCAACAGATACAACTCCAGGCACTTCAACAAAAGTCCGTGTGCAGTCAGATCCAGAAAAACCGGTACAGATGCTCAAGGATTTTGTAGAAGCGTACAACAAGACGATCGAAGACTTGCAAAAGCAGATCGTTGAAAAACGCTATCCGGATTTCCAGCCGCTCTCGGACGAACAGAAAAAAGACATGAGCGATAATGAAATTGAATTGTGGGAAGAAAAAGCGCGCAGCGGCTTGTTGCGCAATGACCCAATTATGAAATCAGCGCTGCAGGATTTGCGCCGTGAATTCATGGATAAAGTCGGTGGTATCGGGGATGGCAGCATTAATTTATTGTCACAGATCGGCATTAATACAGGTGACTATCGTGAAGGCGGCAAGCTGTTTATCGATGAAGATAAATTGAGGACCGTTCTTTCAGAAAAACCGGATGAAGTGATGAACCTGTTCACTGTCCGCAGTGAAGCGGGCGACGGCATCGGTGCGCGGGTCTATGACAAGCTCAACGACATCGTTAAAAACCTGAGCACACAGGCGGGAAGCCTAGGGAGTCCGGTCGACAACAGCACGATGTCCAAAAAACTGCGCCGCATGGAAACGGAAATCACGCGCTGGCAGGACCGCTTGACGAGCATCGAAGACCGTTACTGGAGCCAGTTCACGGCGATGGAAAAAGCGCTCAGCAAAATGAATTCACAAAGCGCTTGGATGCAGCAGAATATGTTCGGAGGCATGTAA
- the flgK gene encoding flagellar hook-associated protein FlgK, whose amino-acid sequence MSTFHTLETGNRGLSASQASLSTTGQNIANANTKGYSRQQVNTSSSASLEVWTNQGSGQLGTGVSIDSVMRVRDRFLDQQYRGHTAEFAEWQTKSEALGNVETILGEPGDNGLNASMGRLWSAWQDLASDPSNSAVQAVVKERAQAFADVAKTIDRSMGDLTAELKERTTAAEKEAQTLISRIEELNKNIMRTGPQANNLRDERDAAVDELSQLMDIKVTEKTDGSYAIALASNNQPVKAGEPLDPETAGGKLGGLAEAAATVTSYRENIKAAVTEFAEANGNVFENTAPGELSLAKDAKLELPKGLDEDVKKVQADFRSLVSGLGAEAQSAGYAVSTQQQLMVSTENRRQSVAGVSLDEEMSNLVKFQHAYNAAARLVSTTDEMLDTIINRMAAR is encoded by the coding sequence GTGTCAACTTTTCACACTTTGGAAACCGGCAACCGCGGCTTGTCTGCAAGCCAGGCAAGCCTCTCCACGACGGGCCAGAATATCGCGAATGCCAATACGAAGGGCTATTCGCGCCAACAAGTGAATACGAGTTCTTCTGCTTCTCTTGAAGTTTGGACCAATCAAGGATCGGGACAGCTTGGAACCGGGGTTTCCATCGATTCGGTGATGCGTGTGCGTGACCGCTTTCTTGACCAGCAATACCGGGGGCATACAGCAGAATTTGCGGAGTGGCAAACGAAAAGCGAAGCACTTGGCAACGTCGAAACGATTCTCGGAGAGCCGGGAGATAATGGCCTTAATGCATCGATGGGCCGCTTGTGGAGCGCTTGGCAAGACTTGGCAAGCGACCCGTCGAACTCAGCGGTTCAAGCAGTCGTGAAAGAGCGGGCGCAAGCATTTGCGGACGTAGCGAAAACAATTGACCGGTCGATGGGGGATTTGACCGCGGAGTTGAAAGAGCGTACAACGGCTGCAGAGAAAGAAGCCCAGACCTTAATCTCGCGCATTGAAGAATTGAACAAAAACATTATGCGTACAGGCCCGCAGGCAAACAATTTACGTGACGAGCGGGACGCGGCTGTCGATGAACTGTCGCAGTTGATGGACATCAAAGTCACAGAAAAAACAGATGGCAGCTATGCGATTGCATTGGCGTCGAACAATCAGCCGGTGAAAGCCGGTGAACCACTCGACCCTGAGACAGCCGGCGGCAAGCTGGGCGGACTCGCGGAAGCCGCAGCTACAGTCACGAGCTACCGAGAAAACATTAAGGCCGCGGTGACAGAATTCGCTGAAGCGAACGGCAATGTTTTTGAAAATACGGCACCAGGTGAATTGAGCTTGGCAAAAGATGCCAAGCTCGAACTGCCAAAAGGTCTTGATGAAGACGTGAAAAAAGTACAAGCCGATTTTCGTTCACTAGTGAGCGGCTTAGGTGCAGAAGCACAGAGTGCTGGCTATGCGGTTTCGACGCAGCAGCAATTGATGGTGTCGACAGAAAATCGCCGCCAGTCAGTTGCGGGTGTTTCACTGGATGAGGAAATGTCGAATTTGGTGAAATTCCAGCATGCCTACAATGCTGCAGCCCGATTGGTGTCAACTACCGATGAAATGCTTGATACAATCATAAACCGAATGGCTGCACGTTAA
- a CDS encoding flagellar basal body-associated FliL family protein: MKKVLLVLLIAALLGAGGAVYFLLTQKDVDADAPLTADEMVELSIDTEEITTNLATPASYAVVQFNILSADKKIKEEMETRHAEVRAAAIATVAGMEKEQLVGTEGITLLQDEMTAQLENLVGKGKVERVLVTQFKVQ; encoded by the coding sequence ATGAAAAAAGTATTGTTAGTTTTATTGATTGCGGCGCTTTTGGGCGCTGGAGGAGCGGTCTATTTTCTCCTAACGCAAAAAGATGTGGACGCAGATGCACCGCTGACAGCTGATGAAATGGTCGAGCTGAGCATCGACACGGAAGAAATCACAACAAATCTCGCCACGCCGGCATCTTATGCGGTGGTGCAGTTTAATATTTTATCAGCAGATAAAAAAATAAAAGAAGAAATGGAAACACGCCACGCGGAAGTCCGTGCAGCGGCAATTGCGACTGTGGCCGGCATGGAAAAAGAACAGCTGGTCGGCACAGAAGGCATCACCTTGCTGCAGGACGAAATGACAGCACAGCTCGAAAACCTGGTCGGCAAAGGAAAAGTCGAACGGGTACTGGTCACGCAGTTCAAAGTGCAATAA
- a CDS encoding flagellar hook-basal body protein, giving the protein MFRGLYTATSGMMSQNRNQQILTNNLSNSNTPGFKTDEAAIRSFPQQLIKAQNANQPAPIGRLSTGVYVQEAIPSFLQGPIRETGNATDFALVNDNLPLDAETGERGTLLFAVETEQGDIRYTRNGQFTVDAEGFLATSFGQRVLGDNLQPIQVGDGGFSVQTNGELTRSDGVDAGSIWIGAADEPEQLIKQGHNLLAWAGDDADAPALAEDAERFVKQGFVEQSNVDLTRTMTDMMTAYRGFESNQKVIQAYDRSMEKAVNEIGRV; this is encoded by the coding sequence ATGTTTCGAGGATTATACACAGCTACCTCAGGAATGATGTCTCAAAATAGGAATCAACAAATATTGACAAATAATCTATCAAATTCCAATACCCCGGGATTCAAGACAGATGAAGCGGCTATTCGCTCGTTTCCACAGCAATTGATCAAAGCGCAAAATGCCAATCAGCCTGCGCCGATTGGCCGACTTTCCACTGGCGTTTACGTTCAAGAAGCGATTCCTTCATTCCTGCAAGGGCCGATACGCGAAACGGGGAATGCGACCGATTTCGCCTTAGTCAACGATAATTTGCCGCTAGATGCCGAAACCGGGGAACGCGGCACGTTATTGTTTGCGGTTGAAACAGAACAAGGCGACATCCGCTATACGCGTAACGGGCAATTCACGGTCGATGCGGAAGGATTCCTTGCGACCAGCTTCGGCCAGCGGGTGCTCGGCGACAACCTCCAGCCGATTCAAGTCGGCGATGGCGGATTTTCTGTCCAAACGAACGGCGAACTCACGCGTTCGGATGGCGTAGATGCCGGAAGTATCTGGATTGGCGCTGCGGACGAGCCGGAACAATTGATCAAGCAAGGGCACAATTTGCTTGCCTGGGCAGGAGACGATGCGGATGCACCGGCACTTGCTGAAGATGCCGAACGATTCGTCAAGCAAGGTTTTGTCGAACAATCGAATGTCGATTTGACCCGCACGATGACCGACATGATGACCGCTTACCGCGGATTCGAATCCAACCAAAAAGTGATCCAGGCCTATGACCGCAGCATGGAAAAAGCGGTTAATGAAATCGGCCGGGTCTGA
- a CDS encoding glucosaminidase domain-containing protein: MMGPINSNWLFQSAMSSLQQSSATNGSGAANSQMPGMAGPGSFMMLLMAAMLENVQQMQSQQMPTQQAPAANNLSFMAPASSSYNPAVANLTMQHKDVATSAADQSDLKFRPVQFLKLDGQLAGKLSGTAVHFIEAGKKYDIDPNLLSAIAVHETGNGSSRAANEKNNIAGMMGKNGLRSYETVADSIYDMARNLRQNYLNQGKESIAQIGAKYAPVGAANDPTGLNNHWTQGVSKFYTQLT, translated from the coding sequence ATGATGGGGCCGATCAATTCAAATTGGCTGTTTCAGTCGGCGATGAGTTCGCTTCAGCAGTCGTCAGCAACAAATGGAAGCGGAGCGGCGAATAGCCAAATGCCCGGGATGGCAGGGCCGGGGTCGTTTATGATGTTGTTGATGGCGGCGATGCTGGAGAATGTCCAGCAAATGCAGTCACAGCAAATGCCAACGCAACAAGCGCCCGCCGCAAACAACTTGTCGTTTATGGCACCGGCAAGTTCATCGTACAATCCGGCTGTCGCGAATCTGACGATGCAGCATAAAGACGTGGCGACGAGCGCTGCAGATCAAAGCGATTTGAAATTCCGGCCAGTCCAGTTTTTGAAATTGGATGGACAGCTCGCCGGGAAATTGAGCGGCACCGCTGTGCATTTCATCGAAGCCGGCAAGAAATACGATATCGACCCGAATCTTTTGTCTGCGATTGCGGTGCATGAAACCGGAAACGGCTCGTCGCGTGCGGCGAATGAGAAAAACAATATCGCCGGCATGATGGGCAAAAATGGCCTCCGCAGCTACGAGACGGTGGCGGACAGCATTTACGACATGGCGCGTAATTTGCGCCAGAACTACTTGAACCAAGGCAAGGAAAGCATCGCGCAAATCGGCGCGAAGTATGCTCCGGTTGGTGCGGCGAACGATCCGACCGGCCTCAACAACCACTGGACGCAAGGCGTCAGCAAATTTTATACGCAACTCACATAA
- the flaG gene encoding flagellar protein FlaG gives MEVTNQSMPHLQEVSKIDPIVAKQTGIPEKNQFQEPSQPITKEMVTDKVAVMNEFLVPTETNIKFQLHEQLEVYYVQVIDTKTDEVLREIPNRKFLDMYASMSEIAGMMIDEKR, from the coding sequence ATGGAAGTCACTAATCAATCAATGCCACATCTTCAAGAGGTCAGCAAAATAGATCCGATCGTAGCAAAACAAACGGGAATTCCTGAAAAAAATCAATTCCAAGAACCATCTCAACCTATCACGAAAGAAATGGTGACGGATAAAGTCGCCGTCATGAACGAATTTTTAGTACCAACTGAAACCAATATTAAATTCCAGCTGCACGAGCAATTGGAAGTGTATTACGTGCAAGTGATCGATACAAAAACCGATGAAGTACTGCGGGAAATCCCGAATCGGAAGTTTTTGGACATGTACGCATCTATGTCTGAAATCGCCGGCATGATGATTGACGAAAAACGATAA
- the flgM gene encoding flagellar biosynthesis anti-sigma factor FlgM: MNIDKTNSSSFIQSYQKQMQVTPAQKARPLQQEDHLQISSEAKAMFEKNTEADIARQEKIQLLKAQVASGEYKVDQDKVAEKIHQYWFDK, from the coding sequence ATGAATATTGATAAAACGAATAGTTCTTCCTTTATACAATCTTATCAAAAGCAAATGCAGGTGACGCCGGCTCAAAAGGCGCGCCCGCTTCAACAGGAAGACCATCTGCAAATTTCAAGTGAGGCGAAGGCGATGTTCGAGAAGAATACGGAAGCGGATATCGCCCGTCAGGAAAAAATACAGCTGCTAAAAGCACAGGTGGCTTCCGGGGAATACAAGGTGGACCAAGACAAGGTAGCTGAGAAAATCCATCAGTACTGGTTTGACAAATGA
- the flgB gene encoding flagellar basal body rod protein FlgB, with amino-acid sequence MNIFPSSIQKMEQALSTSTLKQRVHAGNIANVDTANYKSKQVNFQQAMEQASASQMKSYRTDARHLEFQSGAGATPVTVNHNTKMTPNGNNVDMDVEMAELAKNQLWYNAVTERVNGKFSSLSSVINGGR; translated from the coding sequence ATGAACATCTTTCCATCAAGCATTCAAAAAATGGAGCAGGCATTGTCGACTTCGACATTGAAACAGCGTGTTCATGCAGGCAATATCGCCAATGTCGATACAGCAAATTACAAAAGTAAGCAAGTGAATTTTCAACAGGCGATGGAACAGGCAAGCGCCTCGCAGATGAAGAGCTACCGCACCGATGCACGCCACCTGGAATTCCAAAGTGGGGCGGGGGCAACGCCAGTAACGGTCAACCACAACACGAAAATGACACCGAACGGCAATAATGTCGATATGGATGTTGAAATGGCAGAACTGGCGAAAAACCAGTTATGGTATAACGCCGTGACAGAGCGCGTCAACGGCAAGTTTTCCAGCTTGAGTTCAGTCATCAATGGAGGGAGATAA
- a CDS encoding flagellar hook-basal body protein, giving the protein MNIQMNAASSSMRELQKKIDMIANNVANVNTTGYKKQEANFADALLHSVNKQAGPANEIGRSTPDGLRIGGGMLLSDGITRHSLGQMQETGRELDFAIDSPNSYFRVSNEDGISYTRNGSFQTEPIAGSDRLALVTASGDSVLGADGTPITLAAGYEELSIGSNGTVTATYAGQAAETFQFGTAQINRTALLEKTGDNRYRLPGTEAEQIAAGALELGGSPISQAVLETSNVDMASEMTELIATQRLFQSQGRAISFADDMMGLVNTMKS; this is encoded by the coding sequence ATGAACATCCAAATGAATGCGGCAAGCAGCTCAATGCGCGAACTTCAGAAAAAAATTGATATGATCGCCAATAATGTCGCCAACGTCAATACGACAGGCTATAAAAAACAAGAAGCCAATTTTGCGGACGCCTTGCTTCACAGCGTGAATAAGCAAGCCGGTCCTGCCAACGAAATTGGAAGAAGCACACCGGACGGGCTGCGCATCGGCGGTGGGATGTTATTGTCTGATGGCATCACCCGCCATTCGCTTGGGCAGATGCAGGAAACAGGTCGCGAACTGGACTTTGCGATTGATTCGCCGAACAGCTATTTCCGCGTCTCGAACGAAGATGGCATTTCTTACACTAGAAATGGATCATTCCAAACCGAGCCAATTGCGGGCAGCGACCGTTTGGCGCTTGTCACCGCTTCCGGCGATTCGGTCTTGGGTGCTGACGGCACACCGATCACGCTTGCAGCGGGATACGAAGAATTGAGCATCGGATCAAACGGCACCGTGACCGCAACTTATGCCGGCCAAGCAGCTGAAACGTTCCAATTCGGAACTGCTCAAATTAACCGGACCGCCCTTCTGGAAAAAACAGGCGATAACCGCTACCGCTTGCCAGGCACTGAAGCTGAACAAATTGCCGCCGGCGCCTTGGAGCTGGGGGGTTCCCCTATTTCCCAAGCGGTGCTGGAAACTTCAAACGTCGACATGGCGAGTGAAATGACCGAACTGATCGCCACGCAGCGCCTCTTTCAATCACAAGGGCGCGCCATTTCATTCGCAGATGATATGATGGGCTTGGTCAATACAATGAAATCCTAA
- the motB gene encoding flagellar motor protein MotB — MKRKKKHEEHVDESWLIPYADILTLLLALFIVLFAASEVDAKKFKAISESFNVELQGGTGLLDQSAPVELDTDTSPFAIIPEEGMTEEMMEEVEAVRDLQELREFQEKIESYIDEKGLSPKLQTELTDKGLMLTINEGVLYQSGSANIDEQARTIASELSELLVSDPPRMIYIEGHTDNVPAVGGEFDSNWELSSARAINFMKILLENGDLDPRKFSATGYSEYQPIAENDTKEGRAQNRRVEVLISPYKDEPETEE, encoded by the coding sequence TTGAAGCGTAAAAAAAAGCACGAGGAACATGTCGACGAATCCTGGCTCATTCCGTATGCCGATATCTTGACGCTGCTCTTGGCACTATTTATCGTGCTGTTTGCGGCAAGCGAAGTCGATGCGAAGAAATTCAAGGCCATTTCCGAATCGTTCAATGTGGAATTGCAAGGAGGCACCGGCCTGCTTGACCAGTCAGCGCCTGTAGAATTGGACACCGACACTTCGCCGTTTGCGATCATTCCAGAAGAAGGCATGACCGAAGAAATGATGGAAGAAGTGGAAGCCGTGCGCGACCTACAGGAACTGAGGGAATTCCAGGAGAAGATCGAATCATATATTGATGAAAAGGGCTTATCGCCGAAACTTCAAACGGAATTGACCGATAAAGGGCTCATGCTGACGATTAATGAAGGGGTCTTGTATCAATCCGGAAGCGCGAATATTGATGAGCAAGCGCGTACCATCGCGAGTGAATTATCGGAGCTGCTCGTCAGCGACCCGCCGCGGATGATCTACATTGAAGGCCATACAGATAACGTGCCGGCAGTTGGCGGCGAGTTTGATTCGAATTGGGAACTCAGTTCAGCGCGTGCCATCAATTTCATGAAGATTTTGCTGGAAAACGGCGACTTGGACCCAAGAAAATTCAGCGCGACCGGCTATAGCGAATATCAGCCGATTGCCGAGAACGATACAAAAGAGGGGCGTGCGCAAAATCGCCGCGTCGAAGTGCTGATTTCTCCCTATAAGGATGAGCCGGAAACCGAAGAGTAA
- the fliS gene encoding flagellar export chaperone FliS: protein MATINPYQTYQQNSVMTASSEELTLMLYNGCLKFIKLAKKAMLDKQFEEKNKNLLKAQAIIQELRSTLNPDIALSKELEQLYEYQNNSLMEANMKNDAAALDAVLADLTELRNTWKQAMALAKQ from the coding sequence ATGGCAACGATCAATCCATACCAGACCTACCAGCAAAATTCCGTCATGACCGCATCATCTGAAGAATTGACCTTGATGCTCTATAACGGTTGCTTGAAGTTCATCAAACTCGCAAAAAAAGCGATGCTCGATAAACAGTTTGAAGAAAAGAACAAAAACCTGCTGAAAGCGCAAGCTATCATCCAGGAACTGCGCAGCACCTTGAACCCGGACATCGCGCTGTCGAAAGAACTCGAACAGCTGTATGAATACCAAAACAACTCGCTCATGGAAGCGAATATGAAAAACGACGCAGCAGCACTCGACGCTGTACTCGCAGACTTAACAGAACTGCGCAACACCTGGAAGCAAGCCATGGCATTAGCAAAACAATAA
- the motA gene encoding flagellar motor stator protein MotA — MDKTSWLGIILGVLVLVGGMALKGSSPAALYNPAALVIIFMGTAACILIAFPMDEVKRIPGLFKVLFGEQKTLSIKELIPMFTGWAMVARKEGLLALEERAEEVEDPFLQRGLKMVVDGQSLEHIRDLMEEDIAAMEDRHELGAKIFTQAGTYAPTLGVLGAVIGLVAALGHLDDVALLGKSISAAFIATLFGIFTGYVLWHPFANKLKRKSEKEARVKQIMLEGLLAVQEGLPARTVEEKLLTYLPAKDRVLEDEQQSGVEVEA; from the coding sequence GTGGATAAGACATCTTGGTTAGGCATCATCTTGGGCGTACTTGTGCTCGTCGGCGGTATGGCCTTGAAAGGGTCCAGCCCGGCCGCACTATATAACCCAGCCGCATTGGTCATCATTTTCATGGGCACCGCTGCCTGTATCTTGATCGCCTTTCCGATGGACGAAGTAAAGCGCATCCCGGGGCTGTTCAAAGTGTTGTTCGGTGAACAGAAAACATTGTCGATCAAAGAACTGATCCCGATGTTCACCGGCTGGGCAATGGTCGCAAGAAAAGAAGGCTTGCTCGCCTTGGAAGAGCGTGCAGAAGAAGTGGAAGACCCATTTTTGCAGCGCGGCTTGAAAATGGTCGTCGATGGCCAATCGCTCGAGCACATCCGTGACTTAATGGAAGAAGACATCGCGGCAATGGAAGACCGCCATGAACTCGGAGCGAAAATATTCACCCAAGCCGGTACATACGCGCCGACGCTCGGCGTGCTTGGAGCGGTTATCGGGCTCGTCGCAGCACTCGGTCATTTGGACGATGTGGCATTGCTCGGAAAATCGATTTCCGCGGCATTTATTGCAACGCTGTTCGGGATTTTCACAGGGTACGTCCTGTGGCACCCATTCGCCAATAAATTAAAGCGTAAATCCGAAAAGGAAGCGCGCGTGAAACAAATCATGCTTGAAGGCTTGCTTGCCGTACAAGAAGGCTTGCCTGCACGAACTGTAGAAGAAAAACTTTTGACGTATCTGCCGGCCAAAGACCGTGTGTTAGAAGACGAACAACAGAGTGGTGTTGAAGTTGAAGCGTAA
- a CDS encoding flagellar protein FlgN, giving the protein MMTATLDELITIQHQLIRYAERKQTVLIEHKVDELTELVKEETRLIRRLGQLEDERERLVIEVLEEHPGLSFSQFTDQLPDETAKLALQEQLTTLKQLLVELQAKNRQNEKLVQDSVDFISGMIGHITTPAKQPYNYQPQSSTKHTQSTNRGFFDTKA; this is encoded by the coding sequence ATGATGACCGCAACACTTGATGAGCTGATTACCATACAGCATCAGTTGATCCGCTACGCCGAGCGCAAGCAAACGGTGTTGATCGAGCATAAAGTCGATGAGCTGACAGAACTCGTCAAAGAAGAGACACGGCTCATTCGCAGGCTCGGACAACTCGAAGATGAGCGAGAACGCCTGGTGATTGAAGTGCTCGAAGAACATCCAGGGCTCAGCTTCAGCCAGTTCACGGACCAATTGCCCGACGAAACGGCAAAACTTGCGCTGCAGGAACAATTAACGACCTTAAAGCAATTGCTCGTGGAACTGCAAGCGAAAAACCGCCAGAACGAAAAGCTGGTACAGGACTCCGTAGATTTCATTTCAGGCATGATCGGGCACATCACGACACCTGCGAAGCAGCCGTATAATTACCAGCCTCAATCCAGCACTAAGCATACACAGTCAACCAATCGGGGCTTTTTCGATACAAAAGCGTAA
- the flgL gene encoding flagellar hook-associated protein FlgL, giving the protein MRVTQQMMHQNSVNHMQQNLGRFEKTNLQASSGKLLHKPSDDPQAVAKSMSLKSVMSANDQFERNIGDANLWLDENDRSIQAMVDVTQRIRELGVQGGSGTLSPEDRELIFKEVGVLNEQLRQFANSEVDGRYLFGGGDGTVKPFADAVSFEAAPANGPLKTAKIGPGMQIEIGILPQTLVGNAEDPSNLFRVVGQLADSIQAGGEVGLDGIDEAMERLLTAAAENGARQNRIESTESRLLDAKLSLGTALSSIEDVDYAEILIKLKSEESIYQASLSSSAKIMQTNLMDFLR; this is encoded by the coding sequence ATGAGAGTAACCCAACAAATGATGCATCAAAATTCCGTCAACCATATGCAGCAAAATCTCGGGCGCTTTGAGAAAACCAATTTGCAGGCATCCAGCGGCAAATTGCTTCACAAACCGTCTGACGATCCGCAAGCGGTGGCGAAATCGATGAGCTTAAAAAGCGTCATGTCGGCGAACGATCAATTCGAACGAAATATCGGAGATGCCAATTTGTGGCTGGATGAAAACGATCGTTCCATCCAAGCTATGGTTGATGTCACCCAACGCATCCGCGAGCTCGGTGTTCAAGGCGGGAGCGGGACATTGTCTCCGGAAGATCGCGAATTGATTTTCAAGGAAGTCGGCGTGCTAAATGAGCAATTACGCCAATTTGCCAATTCGGAAGTTGATGGAAGGTATTTGTTCGGAGGAGGCGACGGCACGGTAAAGCCGTTTGCGGATGCTGTTTCTTTTGAAGCAGCACCAGCGAACGGGCCACTGAAAACGGCGAAAATCGGCCCGGGGATGCAAATTGAAATCGGCATTTTGCCTCAAACGCTCGTCGGCAATGCAGAAGATCCGAGCAATTTGTTCCGGGTGGTCGGCCAACTTGCTGACAGCATACAAGCTGGCGGGGAAGTCGGACTCGATGGCATTGACGAAGCGATGGAGCGTCTCCTCACAGCAGCTGCTGAAAACGGGGCACGCCAAAATCGCATTGAATCGACCGAAAGCCGTCTGTTGGACGCCAAACTTTCTCTTGGAACTGCGTTATCTTCTATAGAAGATGTAGATTATGCTGAAATACTAATAAAATTAAAAAGTGAAGAAAGCATTTACCAAGCGAGTCTGTCATCATCTGCCAAGATTATGCAGACAAACTTGATGGATTTTCTTCGATAA